From the Diceros bicornis minor isolate mBicDic1 chromosome 19, mDicBic1.mat.cur, whole genome shotgun sequence genome, one window contains:
- the SNX5 gene encoding sorting nexin-5 isoform X2 has protein sequence MSCPIFPPVSAAPFMPGLLYSCTGADRCKHKIGGVLRSVSVDLNIDPSLQIDIPDALSERDKVKFTVHTKTTLPTFQSPEFSVTRQHEDFVWLHDTLIETTDYAGLIIPPAPTKPDFDGPREKMQKLGEGEGSMTKEEFAKMKQELEAEYLAVFKKTVSSHEVFLQRLSSHPVLSKDRNFHVFLEYDQDLSVRRKNTKEMFGGFFKSVVKSADEVLFSGVKEVDDFFEQEKNFLINYYNRIKDSCAKADKMTRSHKNVADDYIHTAACLHSLALEEPTVIKKYLLKVAELFEKLRKVESRVSSDEDLKLTELLRYYMLNIEAAKDLLYRRTKALIDYENSNKALDKARLKSRDVKLAEAHQQECCQKFEQLSESAKEELINFKRKRVAAFRKNLIEMSELEIKHARNNVSLLQSCIDLFKNN, from the exons ATGAGCTGCCCCATCTTTCCACCAGTATCTGCTGCTCCTTTTATGCCTGGCCTGCTTTATTCCTGTACTGGCGCTGACAGATGCAAACATAAGATAGGAGGTGTG cTGAGATCTGTATCTGTGGACCTGAATATTGATCCCTCGCTTCAGATTGACATACCTGATGCACTCAGTGAGAGAGATAAGGTCAAATTTACAGTGCATACCAAG ACCACGCTGCCCACGTTTCAGAGCCCAGAGTTTTCTGTTACAAGGCAACATGAAGACTTTGTGTGGCTACATGACACTCTTATTGAAACTACAGACTATGCTGGGCTTATT attccacctgctccTACAAAGCCTGACTTTGATGGCCCTCGAGAGAAGATGCAGAAACTGGGAGAGGGTGAAGGGTCTATGACCAAAGAAGAATTTGCCAAGATGAAGCAAGAGTTGGAAGC TGAATATCTTGCTGTCTTTAAGAAGACTGTGTCCTCCCATGAAGTCTTTCTTCAGCGGCTCTCTTCTCACCCTGTTCTCAGTAAAGATCGCAACTTTCATGTTTTCCTGGAATATGATCAGGAT CTAAGTGTTAGGCGGAAAAATACCAAAGAGATGTTTGGTGGCTTTTTCAAAAGTGTGGTGAAAAGTGCTGATGAAGTCCTTTTTTCTGGAGTTAAG gAGGTAGATGACTTCTTTGAGCAAGAGAAAAATTTCCTCATTAACTATTATAATAGGATCAAGGATTCGTGTGCAAAAGCTGACAAAATGACCAGATCTCATAAAA ATGTTGCAGATGACTATATCCACACTGCAGCCTGTCTGCATAGCCTGGCTTTAGAAGAGCCCACGGTCATCAAAAA GTACCTATTGAAGGTTGCTGAGCTTTTTGAAAAACTTAGG aAAGTAGAGAGTCGGGTCTCCTCAGATGAAGATTTAAAGCTGACAGAGCTCCTCCGATACTACATGCTGAACATAGAGGCTGCAAAG gatCTTTTATACAGACGCACTAAAGCCCTCATTGACTATGAGAACTCAAACAAAGCCTTGGATAAGGCCCGGTTAAAAAGCAGAGACGTCAAGCTGGCTGAAGCGCACCAGCAGGAATGCTGCCAGAAATTTGAACAGCTTTCTGAATCTGCAAAAGAAG AACTAATCAATTTCAAACGAAAGAGAGTGGCAGCATTTAGAAAGAATCTAATTGAAATGTCTGAACTGGAAATAAAGCATGCCAGG AACAATGTCTCCCTCTTGCAGAGCTGTATTGACCTGTTCAAGAACAACTGA
- the SNX5 gene encoding sorting nexin-5 isoform X1, with protein MAAVPELLQQQEEDRSKMTSLTSGNSIHAAESSWLMVKLRSVSVDLNIDPSLQIDIPDALSERDKVKFTVHTKTTLPTFQSPEFSVTRQHEDFVWLHDTLIETTDYAGLIIPPAPTKPDFDGPREKMQKLGEGEGSMTKEEFAKMKQELEAEYLAVFKKTVSSHEVFLQRLSSHPVLSKDRNFHVFLEYDQDLSVRRKNTKEMFGGFFKSVVKSADEVLFSGVKEVDDFFEQEKNFLINYYNRIKDSCAKADKMTRSHKNVADDYIHTAACLHSLALEEPTVIKKYLLKVAELFEKLRKVESRVSSDEDLKLTELLRYYMLNIEAAKDLLYRRTKALIDYENSNKALDKARLKSRDVKLAEAHQQECCQKFEQLSESAKEELINFKRKRVAAFRKNLIEMSELEIKHARNNVSLLQSCIDLFKNN; from the exons cTGAGATCTGTATCTGTGGACCTGAATATTGATCCCTCGCTTCAGATTGACATACCTGATGCACTCAGTGAGAGAGATAAGGTCAAATTTACAGTGCATACCAAG ACCACGCTGCCCACGTTTCAGAGCCCAGAGTTTTCTGTTACAAGGCAACATGAAGACTTTGTGTGGCTACATGACACTCTTATTGAAACTACAGACTATGCTGGGCTTATT attccacctgctccTACAAAGCCTGACTTTGATGGCCCTCGAGAGAAGATGCAGAAACTGGGAGAGGGTGAAGGGTCTATGACCAAAGAAGAATTTGCCAAGATGAAGCAAGAGTTGGAAGC TGAATATCTTGCTGTCTTTAAGAAGACTGTGTCCTCCCATGAAGTCTTTCTTCAGCGGCTCTCTTCTCACCCTGTTCTCAGTAAAGATCGCAACTTTCATGTTTTCCTGGAATATGATCAGGAT CTAAGTGTTAGGCGGAAAAATACCAAAGAGATGTTTGGTGGCTTTTTCAAAAGTGTGGTGAAAAGTGCTGATGAAGTCCTTTTTTCTGGAGTTAAG gAGGTAGATGACTTCTTTGAGCAAGAGAAAAATTTCCTCATTAACTATTATAATAGGATCAAGGATTCGTGTGCAAAAGCTGACAAAATGACCAGATCTCATAAAA ATGTTGCAGATGACTATATCCACACTGCAGCCTGTCTGCATAGCCTGGCTTTAGAAGAGCCCACGGTCATCAAAAA GTACCTATTGAAGGTTGCTGAGCTTTTTGAAAAACTTAGG aAAGTAGAGAGTCGGGTCTCCTCAGATGAAGATTTAAAGCTGACAGAGCTCCTCCGATACTACATGCTGAACATAGAGGCTGCAAAG gatCTTTTATACAGACGCACTAAAGCCCTCATTGACTATGAGAACTCAAACAAAGCCTTGGATAAGGCCCGGTTAAAAAGCAGAGACGTCAAGCTGGCTGAAGCGCACCAGCAGGAATGCTGCCAGAAATTTGAACAGCTTTCTGAATCTGCAAAAGAAG AACTAATCAATTTCAAACGAAAGAGAGTGGCAGCATTTAGAAAGAATCTAATTGAAATGTCTGAACTGGAAATAAAGCATGCCAGG AACAATGTCTCCCTCTTGCAGAGCTGTATTGACCTGTTCAAGAACAACTGA
- the SNX5 gene encoding sorting nexin-5 isoform X4: protein MAAVPELLQQQEEDRSKLRSVSVDLNIDPSLQIDIPDALSERDKVKFTVHTKTTLPTFQSPEFSVTRQHEDFVWLHDTLIETTDYAGLIIPPAPTKPDFDGPREKMQKLGEGEGSMTKEEFAKMKQELEAEYLAVFKKTVSSHEVFLQRLSSHPVLSKDRNFHVFLEYDQDLSVRRKNTKEMFGGFFKSVVKSADEVLFSGVKEVDDFFEQEKNFLINYYNRIKDSCAKADKMTRSHKNVADDYIHTAACLHSLALEEPTVIKKYLLKVAELFEKLRKVESRVSSDEDLKLTELLRYYMLNIEAAKDLLYRRTKALIDYENSNKALDKARLKSRDVKLAEAHQQECCQKFEQLSESAKEELINFKRKRVAAFRKNLIEMSELEIKHARNNVSLLQSCIDLFKNN from the exons cTGAGATCTGTATCTGTGGACCTGAATATTGATCCCTCGCTTCAGATTGACATACCTGATGCACTCAGTGAGAGAGATAAGGTCAAATTTACAGTGCATACCAAG ACCACGCTGCCCACGTTTCAGAGCCCAGAGTTTTCTGTTACAAGGCAACATGAAGACTTTGTGTGGCTACATGACACTCTTATTGAAACTACAGACTATGCTGGGCTTATT attccacctgctccTACAAAGCCTGACTTTGATGGCCCTCGAGAGAAGATGCAGAAACTGGGAGAGGGTGAAGGGTCTATGACCAAAGAAGAATTTGCCAAGATGAAGCAAGAGTTGGAAGC TGAATATCTTGCTGTCTTTAAGAAGACTGTGTCCTCCCATGAAGTCTTTCTTCAGCGGCTCTCTTCTCACCCTGTTCTCAGTAAAGATCGCAACTTTCATGTTTTCCTGGAATATGATCAGGAT CTAAGTGTTAGGCGGAAAAATACCAAAGAGATGTTTGGTGGCTTTTTCAAAAGTGTGGTGAAAAGTGCTGATGAAGTCCTTTTTTCTGGAGTTAAG gAGGTAGATGACTTCTTTGAGCAAGAGAAAAATTTCCTCATTAACTATTATAATAGGATCAAGGATTCGTGTGCAAAAGCTGACAAAATGACCAGATCTCATAAAA ATGTTGCAGATGACTATATCCACACTGCAGCCTGTCTGCATAGCCTGGCTTTAGAAGAGCCCACGGTCATCAAAAA GTACCTATTGAAGGTTGCTGAGCTTTTTGAAAAACTTAGG aAAGTAGAGAGTCGGGTCTCCTCAGATGAAGATTTAAAGCTGACAGAGCTCCTCCGATACTACATGCTGAACATAGAGGCTGCAAAG gatCTTTTATACAGACGCACTAAAGCCCTCATTGACTATGAGAACTCAAACAAAGCCTTGGATAAGGCCCGGTTAAAAAGCAGAGACGTCAAGCTGGCTGAAGCGCACCAGCAGGAATGCTGCCAGAAATTTGAACAGCTTTCTGAATCTGCAAAAGAAG AACTAATCAATTTCAAACGAAAGAGAGTGGCAGCATTTAGAAAGAATCTAATTGAAATGTCTGAACTGGAAATAAAGCATGCCAGG AACAATGTCTCCCTCTTGCAGAGCTGTATTGACCTGTTCAAGAACAACTGA
- the SNX5 gene encoding sorting nexin-5 isoform X3 — translation MTSLTSGNSIHAAESSWLMVKLRSVSVDLNIDPSLQIDIPDALSERDKVKFTVHTKTTLPTFQSPEFSVTRQHEDFVWLHDTLIETTDYAGLIIPPAPTKPDFDGPREKMQKLGEGEGSMTKEEFAKMKQELEAEYLAVFKKTVSSHEVFLQRLSSHPVLSKDRNFHVFLEYDQDLSVRRKNTKEMFGGFFKSVVKSADEVLFSGVKEVDDFFEQEKNFLINYYNRIKDSCAKADKMTRSHKNVADDYIHTAACLHSLALEEPTVIKKYLLKVAELFEKLRKVESRVSSDEDLKLTELLRYYMLNIEAAKDLLYRRTKALIDYENSNKALDKARLKSRDVKLAEAHQQECCQKFEQLSESAKEELINFKRKRVAAFRKNLIEMSELEIKHARNNVSLLQSCIDLFKNN, via the exons cTGAGATCTGTATCTGTGGACCTGAATATTGATCCCTCGCTTCAGATTGACATACCTGATGCACTCAGTGAGAGAGATAAGGTCAAATTTACAGTGCATACCAAG ACCACGCTGCCCACGTTTCAGAGCCCAGAGTTTTCTGTTACAAGGCAACATGAAGACTTTGTGTGGCTACATGACACTCTTATTGAAACTACAGACTATGCTGGGCTTATT attccacctgctccTACAAAGCCTGACTTTGATGGCCCTCGAGAGAAGATGCAGAAACTGGGAGAGGGTGAAGGGTCTATGACCAAAGAAGAATTTGCCAAGATGAAGCAAGAGTTGGAAGC TGAATATCTTGCTGTCTTTAAGAAGACTGTGTCCTCCCATGAAGTCTTTCTTCAGCGGCTCTCTTCTCACCCTGTTCTCAGTAAAGATCGCAACTTTCATGTTTTCCTGGAATATGATCAGGAT CTAAGTGTTAGGCGGAAAAATACCAAAGAGATGTTTGGTGGCTTTTTCAAAAGTGTGGTGAAAAGTGCTGATGAAGTCCTTTTTTCTGGAGTTAAG gAGGTAGATGACTTCTTTGAGCAAGAGAAAAATTTCCTCATTAACTATTATAATAGGATCAAGGATTCGTGTGCAAAAGCTGACAAAATGACCAGATCTCATAAAA ATGTTGCAGATGACTATATCCACACTGCAGCCTGTCTGCATAGCCTGGCTTTAGAAGAGCCCACGGTCATCAAAAA GTACCTATTGAAGGTTGCTGAGCTTTTTGAAAAACTTAGG aAAGTAGAGAGTCGGGTCTCCTCAGATGAAGATTTAAAGCTGACAGAGCTCCTCCGATACTACATGCTGAACATAGAGGCTGCAAAG gatCTTTTATACAGACGCACTAAAGCCCTCATTGACTATGAGAACTCAAACAAAGCCTTGGATAAGGCCCGGTTAAAAAGCAGAGACGTCAAGCTGGCTGAAGCGCACCAGCAGGAATGCTGCCAGAAATTTGAACAGCTTTCTGAATCTGCAAAAGAAG AACTAATCAATTTCAAACGAAAGAGAGTGGCAGCATTTAGAAAGAATCTAATTGAAATGTCTGAACTGGAAATAAAGCATGCCAGG AACAATGTCTCCCTCTTGCAGAGCTGTATTGACCTGTTCAAGAACAACTGA